A single window of Mycosarcoma maydis chromosome 1, whole genome shotgun sequence DNA harbors:
- a CDS encoding uncharacterized protein (related to SCJ1 protein): protein MRPLISTRRPCSSQSGVSWLLLLSIVASIWFAALVAAAKDYYKVLGVDKTASERDIKRAYRKRAQKIHPDKHPDKHAEFLELSDAYQTLSDAETRKIYDRYGVDGVKKHQARKDNPHQQAQDPFDIFSRFFGGGGGGGGGVHKGPSKAFNVDVDIEDFYRGKTFTLEYQRNVVCSHCDGSGAESPADIHTCDACDGRGVRIVRQQIMPGFITNAQMTCDRCGGAGSVIKHRCSKCHGQKIVQETASVDVDLERGAEEGVEVVIEGEADEAPEYEAGDVIVRVSARRSKGQFRRGGTSLYKTLPISLSEALLGFERNLTHLDGRTITIRRDAVTQPGFVSVIDNEGMPVRGTMLSDAPEEDTRTGRDMLFGKLYLEWQLVLPETVDPALRTVLEKVSGRSSIGEASHAASGSNHQEL, encoded by the exons ATGAGGCCCTTGATATCGACTCGCCGTCCATGCTCAAGCCAATCTGGAGTATcctggctgctgcttctgtcCATCGTTGCCTCGATCTGGTTTGCCGCGCTAGTCGCCGCAGCTAAGGATTACTACAAGGTGCTCGGTGTCGACAAGACCGCGTCGGAACGTGACATCAAGCGTGCTTACCGTAAACGAGCTCAGAAGATTCATCCAGACAAACACCCAGATAAGCACGCCGAGTTTCTGGAGTTGAGCGATGCATATCAGACTCTCAGCGATGCAGAGACTCGCAAGATTTACGACAGGTACGGTGTGGACGGTGTAAAGAAGCACCAAGCGCGCAAGGACAATCCGCACCAGCAGGCACAAGATCCATTTGACATCTTCTCTCGCTTCTTTGGCGGAGGAGGTGGCGGAGGTGGTGGGGTGCACAAGGGCCCCAGCAAGGCATTCAACGTAGATGTGGATATCGAAGACTTTTACAGGGGAAAGACGTTCACACTTGAATATCAGAGGAACGTAGTCTGTTCGCATTGCGATGGAAGCGGTGCCGAGTCTCCGGCGGATATCCACACATGCGACGCTTGCGACGGCAGAGGTGTAAGGATTGTCAGGCAGCAGATCATGCCAGGTttcatcacgaatgcacagATGACGTGTGACCGATGCGGTGGTGCCGGCTCAGTGATCAAGCATCGATGCTCCAAGTGTCATGGCCAAAAGATTGTTCAAGAGACGGCATCGGTGGATGTTGACCTTGAAAGGGGGGCCGAAGAGGGAGTAGAGGTGGTGATTGAAGGCGAGGCGGACGAGGCGCCAGAGTACGAGGCAGGTGATGTGATTGTCAGAGTCAG CGCCCGACGCTCGAAAGGTCAGTTCCGACGAGGAGGCACCTCGCTCTACAAGACGCTTCCCATCTCGCTCTCTGAAGCGCTGCTGGGTTTTGAGCGCAATTTGACACACTTGGACGGACGCACGATCACCATCCGTCGCGATGCCGTCACTCAACCGGGCTTTGTCTCGGTCATCGACAACGAAGGCATGCCGGTACGTGGCACGATGCTGTCGGACGCGCCAGAAGAAGACACGCGCACTGGCCGCGACATGCTCTTTGGAAAGCTGTATCTTGAATGGCAACTCGTGCTGCCTGAAACGGTAGATCCAGCGTTGCGTACAG TCCTCGAGAAGGTTTCCGGCCGTTCATCAATAGGGGAAGCAAGCCATGCAGCCAGCGGCTCGAACCACCAAGAGCTTTGA
- a CDS encoding uncharacterized protein (related to a retinal short-chain dehydrogenase/reductase) — protein sequence MSILSIDTVVTLSKWLIFNPLLSVAYLVALGCDRYSCKTSNEWLQRRLHASRNLLPDDQRHQTWIGIAAFGVLLAWWLVLSSHLWYNRIYLRPIRSREWKDELVVITGASSGIGYRTALRFAAKGASVVAIDIQKLPTFGAQNASSSSSIDASTRNNISAYICDLASEEALAKVLKSILAIHGTPTVIINNAGFTHSQPITLLSSSQLSRLVNVNLTSHLWILRHLLPHMIQRVKQDGKSGHIVSTASVMGHTGVSQMIDYCASKHGVVGLHKALRYELDYCHRCPQIRTTLLVLGHVCTPLFEGLPSNFLARFLGPSVHPDAVAKRIVTAVQKRRGGTIAMPWYANWSEVFALLPSWAADFAHWLLASNTSMDGMNKARQKQA from the exons ATGTCGATTTTGAGCATTGACACCGTCGTCACTCTGTCCAAGTGGTTGATCTTCA ATCCTTTGCTCAGTGTCGCCTACTTGGTCGCCCTTGGTTGCGACAGATACAGCTGCAAGACGTCCAACGAATGgcttcagcgtcgactGCATGCCTCTCGCAATCTTTTGCCGGATGATCAACGCCACCAGACATGGATTGGGATTGCAGCATTTGGTGTTCTGCTGGCATGGTGGCTGGTGCTCTCCTCTCACCTATGGTACAATCGTATCTATCTACGTCCAATCCGTAGCAGGGAGTGGAAGGATGAGCTTGTGGTCATCACCGGCGCTTCATCCGGCATCGGATATCGCACAGCCTTGCGCTTTGCAGCAAAGGGCGCCAGTGTCGTCGCTATCGATATACAAAAGCTTCCTACCTTTGGCGCGCAGAATGCAtcttcatcctcatcgATAGACGCTTCAACACGCAACAACATCTCGGCCTACATCTGCGATTTGGCGTCcgaagaagcgctcgccaaagtgctcaagtcgatccTTGCTATTCACGGTACACCCACAGTGATCATCAACAATGCCGGCTTTACCCATTCGCAGCCCATCACACTCCTCTCCTCATCGCAACTCTCGCGTCTCGTCAACGTCAATCTTACCTCGCACCTGTGGATCCTCCGACACTTGCTACCGCACATGATCCAGCGCGTCAAGCAGGACGGAAAAAGTGGACATATTGTTTCAACTGCATCAGTTATGGGCCATACGGGTGTCTCGCAGATGATCGACTACTGCGCTTCCAAGCATGGCGTCGTTGGGTTGCACAAGGCGCTTCGATATGAACTCGATTACTGTCATCGTTGTCCACAGATTCGCACAACTCTGCTGGTGCTCGGGCACGTCTGCACGCCGCTTTTCGAGGGCTTACCTTCCAATTTTCTGGCACGCTTCTTGGGACCATCGGTGCATCCAGATGCAGTGGCAAAGCGCATCGTTACAGCTGTACAGAAGAGACGTGGTGGCACAATAGCAATGCCCTGGTATGCCAATTGGTCAGAAGTGTTTGCACTCTTACCTAGCTGGGCTGCTGACTTTGCTCACTGGCTGCTAGCATCCAATACCAGCATGGATGGCATGAACAAGGCGCGTCAAAAGCAAGCATAA